Proteins found in one Massilia sp. H6 genomic segment:
- a CDS encoding MBL fold metallo-hydrolase: MRLPASVRVFERGWLSSNNVLFTGRGGAALVDSGYVTHAAHTLALVRHALGDRPLARLLNTHLHSDHCGGNAVLQAAYGCHTAIAACDAAKVAAWDEEALSFRATGQQCARFGFDATLVPGEVLELGDLRWTVLAAPGHDPHALLFFCEQEGVLISGDALWENGFGVVFPELAGEPGFDDVGATLELIAKLEARVVIPGHGAVFGAVAQALARARSRLDYLAADPVRNAEHAVKVLLKFLLLERRVLALDALPGLLASIPLIERVGTGLLARDAHALAAWAASALVRVGAARLEHGQLLDAGV; encoded by the coding sequence TTGCGCCTGCCGGCATCGGTGCGCGTCTTCGAGCGCGGCTGGCTCTCGTCCAATAACGTCCTGTTCACCGGGCGCGGCGGCGCGGCGCTGGTCGATAGCGGCTATGTCACCCACGCCGCGCACACGCTGGCGCTGGTACGCCATGCCCTCGGCGACCGCCCGCTCGCGCGCCTGCTCAACACCCACCTGCATTCGGACCACTGTGGCGGCAATGCCGTGTTGCAGGCGGCTTACGGTTGCCATACGGCGATTGCGGCCTGCGATGCGGCCAAGGTCGCCGCCTGGGACGAAGAGGCACTGAGTTTTCGCGCCACCGGCCAGCAGTGCGCACGCTTCGGCTTCGACGCCACCCTGGTCCCCGGCGAAGTGCTCGAACTGGGCGACCTGCGCTGGACAGTACTGGCGGCGCCGGGCCACGATCCGCATGCACTGCTGTTTTTTTGCGAGCAAGAAGGGGTGCTGATTTCTGGCGACGCATTGTGGGAAAACGGTTTCGGCGTGGTGTTTCCCGAACTGGCGGGCGAGCCCGGTTTCGACGACGTCGGCGCGACGCTTGAGCTGATCGCGAAGCTGGAGGCGCGCGTGGTGATCCCGGGTCACGGCGCGGTGTTCGGCGCGGTAGCGCAGGCACTGGCGCGGGCACGCTCGCGCCTTGACTACCTGGCGGCCGACCCGGTACGCAATGCCGAACACGCGGTCAAGGTGCTGCTTAAGTTTCTGCTACTGGAGCGGCGGGTGTTGGCGCTGGATGCACTGCCCGGTCTGCTGGCATCGATTCCGCTGATCGAGCGGGTAGGCACCGGGCTCCTGGCGCGCGATGCGCACGCGCTGGCGGCATGGGCGGCAAGTGCGCTGGTGCGGGTTGGCGCCGCCCGCCTCGAGCACGGCCAATTGCTCGACGCCGGCGTTTAG
- a CDS encoding cysteine-rich CWC family protein, producing MSNCTLCGAEFHCAMLEGSPEPCWCTALPPVLPVPLAQGAAGCWCPACLRAQIEAGLARRGP from the coding sequence ATGAGTAACTGCACCCTGTGCGGCGCCGAATTCCATTGCGCCATGCTCGAAGGCAGTCCCGAACCCTGCTGGTGCACGGCCTTGCCGCCAGTTCTGCCGGTGCCGCTGGCGCAGGGAGCGGCCGGCTGCTGGTGCCCGGCCTGCCTGCGCGCGCAGATCGAAGCCGGGTTGGCCAGGCGCGGGCCCTGA
- the pabB gene encoding aminodeoxychorismate synthase component I: protein MQAPEVFALLDDAGALGVARSRLYSRHAGTLSCTDASSWPGLLQAMQDALARGLYAVPLLTYELGAQLQQLPAHRPGGSLAQVLLFEQCELLEAAQVEAWIATRTATPEAAGVAGITPNVDQAAFTDAIGRIRDYIAAGDTYQVNYTYRLRFQAFGPLVALYARLRARQRVPYGALVALPDGGALLSFSPELFVRHDAGMLLARPMKGTAPASGDDALDQERGRALALDSKNRAENLMIVDLLRNDLGRVALTGSVQVPALFEVQRFGSVLQMTSTVQARLRQDVTLEQIFAALYPCGSITGAPKRRTMEIIHELEPAARGIYTGAIGWFDPPQAGAAMGDFCLSVPIRTLALGAPEGGAGGTRHGELGVGAGIVHDSDAQAEYAECQLKARFLTGLENQVEIFETIRASRDDGCRHLEQHLARLAASCHAFGHPFDPDAARAALSHACLGLPSGQLHRLRLSVAPSGALALQAAPLQPLNEPVAVLLAAKPTCSGDVFLRHKTSRRSRYDAAWRAAEAQGAFDTLFFNERGELTEGGRSNVFVRIGAAWYTPPLACGLLPGVMRAVLLAAPAWHASERVITRAMLEQADDLVVCNALRGPLRAVIVDSAPGA, encoded by the coding sequence ATGCAGGCGCCGGAAGTCTTCGCACTGCTGGACGATGCCGGCGCACTGGGCGTGGCGCGCTCGCGTTTGTACAGCCGCCACGCCGGTACGCTGTCGTGTACCGACGCTTCTAGCTGGCCGGGGCTGCTGCAGGCCATGCAAGACGCGTTGGCGCGCGGCCTGTACGCGGTGCCCCTGCTCACCTACGAACTCGGCGCCCAGCTGCAGCAGCTACCGGCGCATCGGCCCGGCGGATCGCTGGCCCAGGTGCTGCTGTTCGAACAGTGCGAACTGCTCGAGGCTGCCCAGGTCGAGGCCTGGATCGCTACCCGCACGGCCACGCCGGAAGCTGCCGGCGTGGCCGGCATCACCCCAAATGTCGACCAGGCCGCGTTCACCGATGCGATCGGGCGCATCCGCGACTACATCGCCGCCGGCGACACCTACCAGGTCAATTACACCTATCGCCTGCGCTTCCAGGCTTTCGGGCCCCTGGTGGCGCTGTATGCGCGCCTGCGCGCGCGCCAGCGCGTGCCCTACGGCGCCCTGGTCGCCCTGCCCGACGGCGGCGCGCTGCTGTCGTTCTCGCCCGAACTGTTCGTGCGTCACGACGCCGGCATGCTGCTGGCGCGCCCCATGAAGGGCACGGCGCCGGCCAGCGGCGACGATGCGCTCGACCAGGAACGCGGGCGCGCGCTGGCGCTGGACAGCAAGAACCGCGCCGAAAACCTGATGATCGTCGACCTGCTGCGCAACGACCTGGGACGGGTCGCGCTCACCGGCAGCGTGCAGGTGCCGGCGCTGTTCGAGGTGCAACGCTTCGGCAGCGTGCTGCAGATGACTTCCACCGTGCAGGCCCGCCTGCGCCAGGACGTCACGCTGGAACAGATCTTCGCGGCGCTCTATCCGTGCGGCTCGATCACGGGCGCGCCCAAGCGCCGCACCATGGAAATCATCCACGAGCTGGAGCCGGCCGCGCGCGGCATCTATACCGGCGCGATCGGCTGGTTCGATCCGCCGCAGGCGGGCGCGGCGATGGGCGACTTCTGCCTGTCGGTGCCGATCCGCACGCTGGCGCTGGGCGCGCCCGAGGGTGGCGCCGGCGGCACCCGGCACGGCGAGCTGGGGGTGGGCGCCGGCATCGTCCACGACAGCGACGCCCAAGCCGAATACGCCGAATGCCAGCTCAAGGCGCGCTTTTTGACCGGCTTGGAAAACCAGGTCGAAATCTTCGAGACCATCCGCGCGAGCCGCGACGACGGCTGCCGCCACCTGGAGCAGCACCTGGCGCGGCTGGCCGCTTCGTGCCACGCTTTTGGCCATCCGTTCGACCCGGATGCGGCGCGCGCGGCGCTGTCGCACGCCTGCCTGGGCCTGCCTTCAGGCCAGCTACACCGCCTGCGGCTGTCGGTAGCGCCCTCCGGCGCGCTCGCGCTGCAGGCGGCCCCGCTGCAGCCCCTGAACGAGCCGGTGGCGGTGCTGCTGGCCGCCAAACCCACCTGCTCCGGCGACGTCTTCTTGCGCCACAAGACCAGTAGGCGCAGCCGCTACGACGCGGCCTGGCGCGCAGCCGAGGCGCAGGGCGCCTTCGACACCCTGTTCTTCAACGAGCGTGGGGAACTGACCGAAGGAGGACGCAGCAATGTATTCGTGCGCATCGGCGCCGCGTGGTACACGCCGCCGCTGGCATGCGGGCTGCTGCCGGGAGTGATGCGCGCGGTGCTGCTGGCTGCGCCCGCATGGCATGCGAGCGAGCGCGTGATCACACGCGCCATGCTGGAACAAGCCGACGACCTGGTGGTGTGCAATGCGCTGCGCGGGCCGCTGCGCGCCGTCATCGTGGACAGCGCGCCGGGCGCTTGA
- a CDS encoding glutathione peroxidase: MSKNTVLLLAAFAAISVAQPAAAQAPAAPAATRPLVSCPAILKHNFKRLQDEAPQDLCQYAGKVVLVVNTASYCGFTKQYEGLEKLYAKYGGRGLVVLGFPSNDFGKQEPGNAKEIADLCFNTYGVKFPMFAKSAVTGLEANPLHATLTKATGQAPKWNFTKYLIGRDGKVLHHFPSKVTPEDPALVGKVEQALAM, translated from the coding sequence ATGTCCAAGAATACCGTTCTGCTCCTCGCCGCTTTCGCCGCCATCAGCGTCGCGCAACCAGCCGCCGCGCAAGCGCCGGCAGCGCCAGCCGCGACGCGTCCGCTGGTGAGCTGTCCCGCCATCCTCAAGCACAATTTCAAGCGCCTGCAGGACGAAGCGCCCCAGGACCTGTGCCAGTATGCGGGCAAGGTGGTGCTGGTGGTGAACACCGCCAGCTACTGCGGATTTACCAAGCAGTATGAAGGGCTGGAGAAGCTGTACGCGAAATACGGCGGCCGTGGCCTGGTGGTACTGGGCTTCCCGTCGAACGACTTCGGCAAGCAGGAACCGGGCAACGCCAAGGAGATCGCCGACCTCTGCTTCAACACCTATGGCGTGAAGTTCCCGATGTTCGCCAAGAGCGCCGTGACCGGCCTTGAAGCCAACCCGCTGCATGCCACCCTCACCAAGGCGACCGGCCAGGCGCCCAAGTGGAATTTCACCAAGTACCTGATCGGCCGCGACGGCAAGGTGCTGCATCACTTCCCGAGCAAGGTCACGCCAGAAGATCCGGCACTGGTTGGCAAGGTCGAGCAAGCGCTCGCGATGTAA
- a CDS encoding thioesterase family protein produces MSPHLQPGLLFEWSYTVPERACVPQLYHDTPFCQAMPDVLATGFLVGMMELACLHGMMPYVDWPREQSLGTMVSFQHLAPTLPGMTLVIRGEVLEVDGRRVRFRVEAWDDLEKVCEGTHERCLIDPDRFADKMARKTAQWRPAVSVQCAMPCSGEHCSGEH; encoded by the coding sequence ATGTCTCCCCACCTTCAGCCCGGCCTGCTATTCGAATGGTCTTATACGGTTCCAGAGCGCGCCTGCGTGCCCCAGCTCTACCACGATACCCCGTTTTGCCAGGCCATGCCCGATGTGCTCGCCACCGGTTTCCTGGTCGGCATGATGGAACTGGCTTGCCTGCACGGCATGATGCCGTACGTTGATTGGCCGCGTGAACAAAGTCTGGGCACCATGGTCAGCTTCCAGCACCTGGCGCCGACCCTGCCTGGCATGACGCTCGTCATTCGCGGCGAGGTGCTCGAGGTCGATGGACGCCGGGTGAGGTTCCGGGTCGAGGCCTGGGATGACCTTGAGAAAGTGTGTGAGGGCACACACGAGCGTTGCCTGATCGATCCGGACCGGTTTGCAGACAAAATGGCGCGCAAGACAGCGCAGTGGCGCCCCGCCGTATCCGTACAGTGCGCAATGCCTTGCTCGGGCGAACATTGCTCGGGCGAACATTAA
- a CDS encoding TraB/GumN family protein — MRRSIIVVFLSLFLMAMGAAATERGALFKVTAHGNTLHLYGTIHAGRADYYPLEPRIRAAVAAAPTLALEVDATRDPAAVAAAFRQHGMYPAGSLGPAGLSAARRLRIEAGLKQQGMDPAAVAQLKPWMVATMLAVNDAGKLGYDPALGVDHHLAQLARSGQPGGQPRIAELESIGYQLALLDRLPDEAQWQLLEETLDTMASGRQLRETRALFDAWERADRKALDAIARRIETDDSISGTFTRDVLLGERNGPMADKVAALLARENHAVVAVGLLHLVGKRGVPELLRRRGMRVERVY; from the coding sequence ATGCGACGTTCGATTATAGTGGTCTTCTTGAGCTTGTTCCTGATGGCGATGGGAGCGGCTGCCACCGAGCGCGGCGCGCTGTTCAAGGTCACGGCGCACGGCAACACGCTGCACCTGTACGGCACCATCCACGCAGGCCGCGCCGATTACTATCCGCTCGAGCCGCGCATCCGCGCGGCCGTGGCGGCCGCACCTACGCTGGCGCTCGAGGTCGACGCCACGCGCGACCCGGCCGCGGTGGCGGCGGCGTTTCGCCAGCACGGCATGTACCCGGCGGGCAGCCTTGGGCCCGCCGGCTTGAGCGCCGCGCGCCGGCTGCGCATCGAGGCCGGGCTGAAACAGCAGGGCATGGATCCGGCTGCGGTCGCGCAACTCAAACCCTGGATGGTGGCGACCATGCTGGCGGTGAACGACGCGGGCAAGCTGGGCTACGATCCGGCCCTCGGGGTCGACCATCACCTGGCACAGCTGGCCAGGAGCGGCCAGCCAGGCGGCCAGCCCCGCATCGCCGAACTCGAATCGATCGGCTACCAGCTGGCGCTGCTCGACCGCCTGCCCGACGAAGCGCAATGGCAGCTGCTGGAAGAAACGCTCGACACCATGGCCTCCGGCCGCCAGCTGCGCGAGACGCGCGCGCTGTTCGATGCCTGGGAGCGGGCCGACCGCAAGGCGCTCGACGCCATTGCCCGGCGCATCGAGACCGACGACAGCATCAGCGGCACCTTTACGCGCGATGTGCTGCTGGGCGAGCGCAACGGACCGATGGCGGACAAGGTGGCCGCGCTGCTCGCGCGCGAAAACCATGCGGTGGTGGCGGTAGGTTTGCTGCACCTGGTCGGCAAGCGTGGCGTGCCCGAGCTGCTGCGTCGACGCGGCATGCGGGTGGAGCGGGTGTACTGA
- a CDS encoding HAD-IA family hydrolase, whose protein sequence is MSNHTPGSPVWLFDLDNTLHDASHAIFPAISANMNTYIARVLGDGDTPAAQDVVDAARLGYWKRYGATLLGMIRHHQVCATDFLHVTHDLGALEKLVRHEKGLATLLRRLPGRKILLTNAPTRYSTDVMRHLGLGRHFSHHVAIEHMHVHRQLRPKPSSLMLRRLLRKHGVAARRCILVEDTLVNLKSASRLGLRTVWVTQYLRMANPIGKAPLVRSLKRPGYVDVKVKSVRQLPARLHRLR, encoded by the coding sequence GTGTCAAATCATACCCCTGGCTCTCCGGTCTGGCTGTTCGACCTGGACAATACGCTGCACGACGCCTCGCACGCGATCTTCCCCGCCATCAGCGCCAACATGAACACCTATATCGCACGGGTGCTGGGCGACGGCGACACGCCCGCCGCCCAGGACGTCGTGGACGCCGCGCGCCTGGGCTACTGGAAGCGCTACGGCGCCACCTTGCTCGGCATGATCCGCCACCACCAGGTCTGCGCGACCGACTTCCTGCACGTCACCCACGACCTGGGCGCGCTCGAGAAACTGGTGCGCCACGAGAAGGGCCTGGCGACGCTGCTGCGCCGCCTTCCGGGCCGCAAGATCCTGCTCACCAACGCACCGACGCGCTATTCGACCGACGTGATGCGCCACCTCGGCCTGGGCCGCCATTTCTCGCACCATGTCGCCATCGAACACATGCATGTGCACCGCCAGCTGCGTCCCAAGCCCTCGAGCCTGATGTTGCGCCGCCTGCTGCGCAAGCACGGCGTGGCGGCGCGCCGCTGCATCCTGGTCGAAGACACGCTGGTCAACCTGAAAAGCGCCAGCCGGCTCGGGCTGCGCACGGTGTGGGTCACCCAATACCTGCGCATGGCCAACCCGATCGGCAAGGCGCCGCTGGTGCGGAGCCTGAAACGCCCCGGTTACGTCGATGTCAAAGTAAAATCCGTGCGGCAGCTGCCGGCGCGCCTGCACCGGCTGCGCTGA
- a CDS encoding serine hydrolase — protein sequence MLLRTAICAAVLLLCQPHAVLAQDTARHPARSAPGAEELASRIDRAVAPYFQADAPGATVIVVKEGKTVLRKAYGKADVQNGVAMSPDMVLRLGSITKQFTAVGILMLMEEGKLALGDSITQHLPDYPAQGKNITIEHLLTHTSGIPSYTGKPGFMSRMTQDLSVTQMVDSFKNDPLEFEPGSRYRYNNSGYFLLGAIIEKISGQPYARFMEQRLFVPLGMQHTAYEGVERSKGARAAGHTRSDKGFGPSQLLSMSQPYAAGALVSTVDDLARWDAALEGGKLLKPATLQRAFTSYRLLDGKDTNYGYGWELGKVQGVPMVGHGGGINGFSTYALRLPEHKLYVVVLANSDSGPASPAVVARKAAGVAIGKPYREFTEVALQPAALDGLAGTYEVEQGVQRVFRREGKDLVMQRTGRGQVAVKPMSATEFFIPGSLEYFEFKRDARGVITHVVQHTDGKALIQPRSGDAPAARQAVKIANAAFDTRAGRYELRPGFVMELTRDGDRYFAQATGQGKLEIFPASDTQFFAREVDAEISFEPVAGQAGQTLVLKQGGRTLPGRRL from the coding sequence ATGCTGCTCCGTACCGCTATCTGCGCCGCCGTATTACTGCTGTGTCAGCCACACGCCGTGCTCGCCCAGGACACCGCGCGGCACCCTGCCAGGAGTGCGCCGGGCGCCGAAGAGCTGGCCAGCCGCATCGACCGCGCAGTCGCACCCTATTTCCAGGCCGATGCGCCGGGCGCCACCGTCATCGTGGTCAAGGAAGGCAAGACCGTGTTGCGCAAGGCCTACGGCAAGGCGGACGTCCAGAACGGCGTCGCAATGAGCCCGGACATGGTGCTGCGCCTGGGATCGATCACCAAGCAGTTCACGGCGGTGGGCATCCTGATGCTGATGGAAGAGGGCAAGCTTGCGCTGGGCGACAGCATCACCCAGCACTTGCCGGACTACCCGGCCCAGGGCAAGAACATCACGATCGAACACCTGCTGACGCACACCTCGGGCATCCCGAGCTATACCGGCAAGCCGGGCTTCATGAGCCGGATGACGCAGGACCTGAGCGTGACCCAGATGGTGGATTCGTTCAAGAACGACCCGCTCGAGTTCGAGCCGGGCAGCCGCTACCGCTATAACAATTCAGGCTATTTTCTGCTGGGCGCTATCATCGAGAAGATCTCGGGCCAGCCCTATGCCAGATTCATGGAACAGCGCCTGTTCGTGCCGCTCGGGATGCAGCACACGGCCTACGAAGGTGTCGAGCGTAGCAAGGGCGCCCGCGCCGCTGGCCACACCCGCAGCGACAAGGGCTTCGGTCCGTCGCAGCTGCTGAGCATGAGCCAGCCCTATGCCGCCGGAGCGCTGGTGTCGACCGTGGACGACCTGGCGCGCTGGGATGCCGCGCTCGAGGGCGGCAAGCTGCTCAAGCCGGCTACCTTGCAGCGCGCATTCACTTCCTATCGCCTGCTCGATGGCAAGGACACCAACTATGGCTACGGCTGGGAGCTCGGCAAGGTGCAGGGCGTGCCGATGGTCGGGCATGGCGGCGGCATCAATGGCTTCTCGACCTATGCGCTGCGCCTGCCCGAGCACAAGCTCTACGTAGTGGTGCTGGCCAACAGCGACAGCGGGCCCGCCAGCCCTGCGGTGGTGGCGCGCAAGGCGGCCGGCGTGGCCATCGGCAAGCCCTATCGGGAATTCACCGAGGTGGCCTTGCAGCCGGCCGCGCTCGATGGCCTGGCCGGCACCTACGAGGTCGAGCAAGGCGTGCAGCGCGTGTTCCGGCGCGAGGGCAAGGACCTGGTCATGCAGCGCACCGGCCGGGGGCAGGTGGCAGTCAAGCCGATGTCGGCGACCGAATTCTTCATCCCCGGTTCGCTCGAATATTTCGAATTCAAGCGCGACGCCAGGGGCGTCATCACCCATGTGGTGCAGCACACCGACGGCAAGGCGCTGATCCAGCCACGCAGCGGCGACGCCCCGGCGGCGCGCCAGGCGGTGAAGATCGCCAACGCCGCATTCGACACCCGCGCCGGGCGCTACGAGCTGCGTCCAGGCTTCGTGATGGAGCTCACCCGCGACGGCGACCGCTACTTTGCCCAGGCCACCGGCCAGGGCAAGCTCGAGATTTTCCCCGCGAGCGATACGCAATTCTTCGCGCGCGAGGTCGATGCCGAGATCAGCTTCGAGCCGGTCGCGGGACAAGCTGGGCAGACCCTGGTGTTGAAGCAGGGCGGCCGCACGCTGCCGGGCCGCAGGCTGTGA
- a CDS encoding PHB depolymerase family esterase has protein sequence MKLNNELLAQVQATATDPFEAKAGASLPGTFIAGSHITPAGSRDYKLYVPGSHTGMPAPLLVMLHGCAQDPDDFATGTQMNEVAEEMACLVLYPAQSSAANPSRCWNWFNALDQQRGQGEPSIIAGMTQAVMAMHPVDPAQVYVAGLSAGGAMATIMGTLYPELYAAVGVHSGLPFASADDLPSALAAMKGDFRRAHRPGHALPVIVFHGDQDSTVHPDNGKQLIAQGAQPLQAQPAVEPGRVPDGHAYTRTLHRRGDGAVHAEHWLIHGAGHAWSGGNARGSYTDGRGPDASREMLRFFRTLR, from the coding sequence ATGAAGCTGAACAACGAACTACTGGCACAAGTGCAGGCCACGGCCACCGATCCATTCGAGGCGAAAGCGGGCGCCAGCTTGCCAGGAACGTTTATCGCGGGCAGCCATATCACCCCGGCCGGCAGCCGCGACTACAAACTGTACGTGCCGGGCAGCCACACTGGCATGCCGGCACCGCTGCTGGTGATGCTGCACGGCTGCGCCCAGGATCCGGACGATTTCGCCACCGGCACCCAGATGAACGAAGTGGCCGAGGAAATGGCTTGCCTGGTGCTGTATCCGGCGCAAAGCAGTGCGGCCAATCCGTCGCGCTGCTGGAACTGGTTCAACGCGCTCGACCAGCAGCGCGGCCAGGGCGAACCGTCGATCATCGCCGGCATGACGCAGGCCGTCATGGCAATGCACCCGGTCGATCCGGCGCAAGTGTACGTGGCGGGATTGTCGGCCGGCGGCGCGATGGCGACCATCATGGGCACGCTCTACCCCGAACTGTATGCCGCGGTGGGCGTGCATTCCGGGCTGCCATTCGCCTCGGCCGACGACCTGCCCTCGGCGCTGGCGGCAATGAAGGGCGATTTCCGGCGCGCGCACAGGCCAGGCCACGCGCTGCCGGTCATCGTGTTCCACGGCGACCAGGACAGCACCGTCCACCCGGACAATGGCAAGCAGCTCATCGCCCAGGGCGCGCAACCGCTGCAGGCGCAGCCAGCGGTCGAGCCGGGACGCGTGCCGGATGGCCACGCCTATACGCGTACCCTGCACCGGCGCGGCGACGGCGCGGTCCATGCCGAACACTGGCTGATCCATGGCGCCGGCCATGCCTGGTCGGGCGGCAATGCGCGTGGCAGCTATACCGACGGCCGCGGCCCGGATGCCAGCCGGGAAATGCTGCGTTTTTTCCGCACGCTGCGCTGA
- the slmA gene encoding nucleoid occlusion factor SlmA: protein MASTKPGQRKLQILQALASMLEQPKGEKITTAALAARLAVSEAALYRHFASKAQMYEGLIEFIESSVFGLINQIAEREEDGVAQAHAIVQMLLAFAANNPGMTRVLIGEALVGEDERLQARMNLFYDKIELALKGALRIAVTQEHGLEADVAARASMLVSYVTGRWHRFAKTGFRQDPTEGTALQLSLLLAA from the coding sequence ATGGCAAGCACCAAGCCGGGCCAGCGCAAACTGCAAATACTCCAGGCCCTGGCCTCGATGCTCGAGCAGCCCAAGGGAGAAAAGATCACCACTGCGGCGCTGGCGGCGCGCCTGGCGGTTTCCGAAGCGGCGCTGTACCGCCATTTCGCCAGCAAGGCGCAGATGTACGAGGGCCTGATCGAGTTCATCGAATCGAGCGTCTTTGGCCTGATCAACCAGATCGCCGAACGCGAAGAAGACGGCGTGGCCCAGGCCCACGCCATCGTGCAGATGTTGCTGGCGTTCGCGGCGAACAACCCGGGCATGACGCGGGTGCTGATCGGCGAGGCCCTGGTCGGCGAGGACGAGCGCCTGCAGGCGCGCATGAACCTTTTCTACGACAAGATCGAACTGGCCCTGAAAGGCGCGCTGCGCATCGCCGTCACCCAGGAGCACGGCCTCGAGGCCGACGTCGCGGCGCGTGCCAGCATGCTGGTGAGCTATGTGACCGGACGCTGGCACCGGTTCGCCAAGACCGGCTTCCGGCAAGATCCGACCGAGGGCACGGCCCTGCAGCTGTCGCTGCTGCTGGCAGCGTGA
- a CDS encoding DUF1289 domain-containing protein, producing the protein MTPEPQPSVSSPCINLCQIDPDSGLCKGCLRTIDEIVAWGSAGDDFKRAVWTEIRRREAEIDWG; encoded by the coding sequence ATGACCCCAGAACCGCAGCCATCCGTTTCCTCGCCCTGCATCAACCTGTGCCAGATCGACCCTGACAGCGGGCTGTGCAAGGGATGCCTGCGCACGATCGACGAGATCGTCGCCTGGGGCAGCGCCGGCGACGATTTCAAGCGCGCGGTATGGACCGAGATCCGGCGCCGCGAAGCCGAGATCGACTGGGGCTGA
- a CDS encoding F0F1 ATP synthase subunit epsilon — protein MANTMQVDVVSAEAQIFSGLAEFVALPGEAGELGIYPKHTPLITRIRPGAVRIQKAGGGEEFVFVAGGILEVQPNGVTVLADTAIRGGDLDEAKALEAKKQAEELMLNQESKIDYAKAQAEMAAAIAQLAAIQKLRSRGR, from the coding sequence ATGGCAAACACTATGCAAGTGGACGTGGTCTCGGCGGAAGCGCAGATCTTCTCCGGCCTGGCCGAGTTCGTCGCGCTGCCGGGTGAAGCAGGTGAGCTGGGTATCTACCCGAAGCACACCCCCTTGATCACCCGCATCCGTCCGGGCGCCGTGCGCATCCAGAAGGCTGGCGGCGGCGAGGAGTTCGTCTTCGTTGCCGGCGGCATCCTCGAAGTGCAGCCGAACGGCGTGACCGTGCTGGCCGACACCGCGATCCGCGGTGGCGACCTGGACGAAGCGAAAGCACTGGAAGCCAAGAAGCAGGCCGAAGAGCTGATGCTGAACCAGGAATCGAAGATCGACTACGCGAAAGCCCAGGCCGAAATGGCCGCGGCGATCGCGCAGTTGGCGGCGATCCAGAAGCTGCGTTCGCGCGGCCGCTGA
- the argB gene encoding acetylglutamate kinase, producing MNAPLSNLNPDDQPNDLTKVSPQIKAQILAEALPYIRNFHGKTIVIKYGGNAMTDERLKHGFARDVILLKLVGMNPVVVHGGGPQIDNALKKIGKQGTFVQGMRITDEETMEVVEWVLGGEVQQDIVMLINHYGGQAVGLTGKDGGLIRARKMAMPDRDKPGEFLDIGFVGEIDAINPAVVKALQDDAFIPIISPIGFGQDGQAYNINADVVAGKIAEILKAEKLIMMTNIAGVQDKAGNLVTDLSAREIDEMFADGTISGGMLPKISSALDAAKSGVNTVHIIDGRIEHSLLLEVLTEQAFGTMIRSH from the coding sequence ATGAACGCACCCCTGAGCAACCTCAATCCCGACGACCAACCGAACGACCTGACCAAGGTGTCGCCGCAGATCAAGGCACAGATCCTGGCAGAGGCGCTCCCTTACATCCGCAACTTCCACGGCAAGACCATCGTCATCAAATACGGCGGCAACGCCATGACCGACGAACGCCTCAAGCATGGCTTCGCGCGCGACGTCATCCTGCTCAAGCTGGTGGGCATGAATCCGGTCGTGGTGCACGGCGGCGGTCCGCAGATCGACAATGCGCTCAAGAAGATCGGCAAGCAGGGCACCTTCGTGCAAGGCATGCGCATCACCGACGAAGAGACCATGGAAGTGGTCGAGTGGGTGCTGGGCGGCGAAGTGCAGCAGGATATCGTCATGCTGATCAACCACTACGGCGGCCAGGCGGTGGGCCTGACCGGCAAGGATGGCGGCCTGATCCGCGCACGCAAGATGGCCATGCCAGACCGCGACAAGCCGGGCGAGTTCCTCGACATCGGTTTCGTCGGCGAGATCGACGCCATCAACCCGGCCGTGGTCAAGGCGCTGCAAGACGACGCCTTCATCCCGATCATCTCGCCGATCGGCTTCGGCCAGGATGGCCAGGCCTATAACATCAATGCCGACGTCGTCGCCGGCAAGATCGCCGAGATCCTGAAAGCCGAAAAGCTGATCATGATGACCAATATCGCCGGCGTGCAAGACAAGGCGGGCAACCTGGTGACCGACCTGTCGGCACGCGAGATCGACGAGATGTTTGCGGACGGAACGATTTCGGGCGGCATGCTGCCGAAAATCTCGTCGGCCCTCGATGCCGCGAAGTCCGGCGTCAATACCGTGCACATCATCGATGGCCGCATCGAGCACAGTTTATTGCTCGAAGTCTTGACTGAACAGGCATTTGGCACTATGATCCGGTCGCACTAA